GGGTAGCCGAGATGGCCGCGCGCACGCTGGTGTCATTCGACTTCGGTAGCCGTTTCGACTTCGACGCCGTCAACGATGCGCTCCCGCACCTCCACCTCGCGTCCTTCTCCGGAAGCCACCTGAGCGAAGATGGAGCACGGGAACTGGTCGCAGCCGCACGAGCCGCCGGCGCGCAGCACGTGCTCGTCACCCGCGGTGACGAAGGCGCCTACTTCGGCGTCGGCGACCGGGTGCATCACCAGCAGGCGGATCGTGTCAGCGCGCTCGACACGCTCGGTGCCGGTGACGCGTTCATCGCGAGCATCCTGGTGGGCCTCGGTACCGGTCGTGAGACCGGCACGATGCTCGCCGCCGCCAGTGCCCACGCGGCACAGGTGTGCCAGGTACACGGTGCCTTCGGGCACGGAATGCCCTTCAACGTCGCGGCGGTGCAGTCCGCAGCGGCTTCCACCCAGACAGATGAGAAGGCGGTAACCCGATGAGCCTGCGGATCGGCGTCGACACAGGCGGCACGTTCACAGACATCTGCGCATTCGACGAGCAGACCGCTCGCGTGCACGTGCGTAAGGTCTCTAGCACCCCGGATGACCCGGGGCGCGCGATCGTGCAGGGCGTCACGGAGATCCTGGATCAAATCGGTGACCGTGAGATCGGTGAAGTCGCGTACTTCGCGCACGGGACGACGGTTGGCACGAACGCCCTCCTCACCGGACGCGGCGCGCTCACCGGCCTCATCACGACCCGTGGTTTCCGCGACCTGCTCGAACTCGGACGTGGTCGCCGCCCCGCGATGTACGACCCGCAGGTCGACAAGCCGGAGCCGCACGTTCCCCGCCACCTGCGCAAGGAGGTCACCGAGCGCCTTCGCCACACTGGCGTCGTCGAGACACCCCTCAACGAGGATGACGTCCGCCTGGCTGTGCGCGAACTCCGTGAAGAGGGCGTGGCATCTATCGCCGTCTGTCTTCTCTACAGCTACCTCGACGCGACGCACGAGAAGCGCATCGCCGAGATCATTGCGGAAGAGTTTCCCGGCGTCTACGTCTCGCTCTCGAGCGACGTCCTGCCGGAGTTCCGCGAGTACGAGCGTCTGTCGACCGTGGTCACGAACTCCTACGTCGGTCCCGTCGTTGCGAACTACCTGTCTCGCCTGCGCGGCGTGCTGGCAGACCAGGGCCTGCGTGCGATCCCGCACGTGACCCAGAGCAACGGCGGTGTGATCCCGTTCCGCACGGCAGAGTCGATGCCCGTGCGTCTCGTGCTCTCCGGTCCCAGCACCGGTGTCGTCGGTGCCGCGCAGATCTGCTCGGCCGCCGGATTCCCCGACATCATCACCTTCGACATGGGCGGAACGTCGTCAGACATCTCGCTCGTGCAGGAGGGCAAGCCCAAGGTCACCGCCGGAATGGAGCTGGACGGCCGCCCGGTCCGTTCGCCCATGCTCGACATCCACACGGTCGGTGCCGGTGGCGGATCGCTCGCCTGGATCGACAGCGGCAACCACCTGCGCGTTGGCCCGCAGAGCGCCGGAGCCTTCCCCGGCCCCGCATGCTACGGCAACGGTGACGGCGCTGCCGTAACCGATGCCAACGTTGTGCTGCGGATGCTCAACCCCGAGTACCTGCTCAACGGCCAGATGAAGATCGACCGCGAAGCCTCCGTTGCCGCGGTGCGTCGCCTCGCCGAGCCGCTCGGGCTCAGCGTGGAGGAGACCGCGCTCGGCATTCTCCGCGTCGTGACCGCCAACATGGCGCGCGCGATCCGTGTTGTCTCGGTGCAGCGTGGTTACGACCCGCGTGACTACGCCCTCGTGCCCTTCGGTGGCGCAGGACCCCTGCACGCCTCGCGCCTGGCGCGCGAGCTGGGCATGCGTCGCATCGTGGTCCCCGAGATCCCCGGCGCACAGTCGGCACTGGGGCTGCTCATGACCGACGTCAAGACGGACTTCATGCGCACGCACATCGCCCCCGTGGCCGAGGCCGGCAGCGTAGCCATCGACGCGATCTTCGCGGAGCTCACCGAGAACGCCGATGAGTGGTTCGTCGAGGAAGAAGTTTCGGAAGAGGGACGTGCCGCTGTGCGTCGTATGGACCTGCGCTACCGCGGCCAGAACTTCGAGCTCGCTGTCGAGATTCCCGAGGGTTACAGCTTCACTGCCAGCGGCGTGACGCCCATCGTGGAGCTGTTCCACGAGGCACACGAGCGTGTCTACGGCTACCGTTCGGAGGATGCGCAGATCGAGGCGGTGACCTTCCGTCTGGAGGCGAGTGGATCCGCACCGCGGTTCGACGTTCGCGAGGACGAGGTCACCGAGAACACAGCGGATGCCGCACGCGTTGACCTGCGCAGCTCCTGCTTCGATCCTGCTGTCGGCTTCGTGGACACCCCGGTCTATGACCGTGCGCTGTTGACGCCCGGCGATGTCATCGAAGGCCCGGCGATCGTCGAGCAGATGGACACCACCACGGTGCTGCTGCCCGGGGACCACTGCCGTGTCGATTCCTACCGCAACCTGATTATCGAGATCGGAGCTCAGTCATGAGTGCAGTGCAGAAGCGATCCGGGCTCGACCCGGTGCTGATCGAGGTCGTCGGTTCGGCGTTCTCCACGATCGTCGAAGAGATGAGCGAGACGCTGGTCAAGGCCGCATACTCGCCCAACATCAAGGAACGCCGCGACTGCACGGCGAGCTTTTTCGACGCCGCCGGCCAGGCAATCGCGCAGGATGAGGGTGGCTCACCGCTGCACCTCGGATCGCTCATGGGCATCGTGGAGGCGCTGCGTGCGCGCTACCCGCTGGAGCAGATTCAGCCGGGTGACATCTTCATCGGTAACGACCCGTACACGGGTGGCGGATCGCACCTGCCGGACATCGTTCTGGCGGCGCCGATCTTCGTCGATGGCGAGTTGAGCGCTTGGGCTGCCACGCTCGCGCACCACGCGGACTTCGGTGACCGTGGCCATGCGCACATCTTCCAGGAAGCAATTCGGATCCCTCCGGTGCACCTGGTCAAGGAGGGCGTGCGCCAGGAGGAGCTGCTGCAGCTCATCCTGCTCAACTGCCAGATTCCCGAGGAGCGAATCGCTGATCTTCGGGCGCAGGAAGCGGCGCTGCGCGTTGCAGTCACGCGCTACGAAGAGCTGTGTGCGCGCTACGGCGTGGAGACGGTGCGCGCGATCGGTGACGAGCTGCTCGACTATACGGAGCGTCGTACGCGTGCGGCGATCGCCGAGTTCCCCGACGGTGAGTACACCTTCGAGGACAAGTTCGATGCTCCGGAGCTCGACGATGAACTCACCCTGAAGGTGCGCATCGTCGTGAGCGGCGAAGAGATGCTGTTCGACTTTGCGGGCAACCCGCCGCAGGTACGAGCCAGCGTCAACGTCGTGTGGACCGGGCTCTACGCCGCGGTCTACTACACGATCAAGACGTTGATCGATCCGGACATCGCTCCGAACGCCGGGCTCTACCGTCCGGTGACGATCGAGGCGCCTGAGGGATCCATCATCAACTGCTCGGCACCCGCGGCAGTCAACGGCCGCAGTGAGACCTGCCAGCGCATCGTCGATCTGATCCAGGGTGCACTCGCCCCGGCCGTGCCGGAGCGTGTAACGGGAGCGTCGAACGGCGCCAACACCGGCGTGCACTTCTCGGGCCATGATGCCGTGCGTGGACGTGACTTTGTCTACCTGGAGACGATCGGCGGCGGCAGCGGTGCCCGTTTCAACAAGGACGGTCTCGACGGTGTGCAGGTGCATATGACGAACACGTCGAACCTGCCGGTCGAGAGCCTGGAGAGCGAGTATCCGCTCATGGTCGAGGCCTACGAGCTCATCGAGGACTCGGGCGGAACCGGTGAGCACCGGGGTGGCATGGGTATCCGCCGGAAGATCCGCGTAGAGGCACCGGACGTGCACTTCTGGCTCGACACGAGCCGTCAGAAGTCACAGCCGTGGGGTGTCTTCGGCGGTGGCGACGGCGACTCGGCGCACTGTGAGCTGAGCGAGGACACGCGCCCGATCGACCACGGCTACACGGTCATGCAGCCGGGCCAGTGGGCGTCGATCGAGACGGCGGGCGCCGGTGGTTACGGCGACCCGAGCAAGCGTTCGGAGGAACGAATCGCCCGCGACCTGCGCGATGGGCGAATCTCTGACGAGACGGCGCAGAGCTACAACAACAGCTGATGCGTTGAGACGGACGGGAGGATGCTGTGACCCAGCATCCTCCCGTTTTCTATGCCTGGGTGATGGAACCCACGGAATCGCGCATGAGCAGCGATGCGTTGAGCAGGTGGTCGTGGGCGGATGGTGCATGTCCGCGAATCGCGCCGATCAGCGTGGTGGCGGCTGTCGCGCCGAGCCGTTGTCGCGGTTGGTCGATCACGGAGACCGCAGGGCGCACGAGGGTCGTCCAGTCCTGGTCATCGAAGCCGATGAATGCCAGATCCTGCGGCACGGCGATATCGCGTGCGGTGAGGGCGCGGTAGGCACCGGAGGTGAGCGCGGCGTCGGTCGAGTGCAGGGCGGTGGCGGTGACGCCACTGTCGAGGAACGCCTCCACGGCACGCTGGGCGTCATCGACGGAGTACG
The DNA window shown above is from Microbacterium keratanolyticum and carries:
- a CDS encoding PfkB family carbohydrate kinase; translation: MKILGAGDNVADRYLHLATLFPGGNALNVAVFAARMGVHAAYLGVVGNDDVGRHILTSLDAEHVDTTHVRVGGGPNATADVELQDNDRVFLRSDRTTAIFELDAAQLELMRGYDVVHSGYAGTLLPRVAEMAARTLVSFDFGSRFDFDAVNDALPHLHLASFSGSHLSEDGARELVAAARAAGAQHVLVTRGDEGAYFGVGDRVHHQQADRVSALDTLGAGDAFIASILVGLGTGRETGTMLAAASAHAAQVCQVHGAFGHGMPFNVAAVQSAAASTQTDEKAVTR
- a CDS encoding hydantoinase/oxoprolinase family protein; protein product: MSLRIGVDTGGTFTDICAFDEQTARVHVRKVSSTPDDPGRAIVQGVTEILDQIGDREIGEVAYFAHGTTVGTNALLTGRGALTGLITTRGFRDLLELGRGRRPAMYDPQVDKPEPHVPRHLRKEVTERLRHTGVVETPLNEDDVRLAVRELREEGVASIAVCLLYSYLDATHEKRIAEIIAEEFPGVYVSLSSDVLPEFREYERLSTVVTNSYVGPVVANYLSRLRGVLADQGLRAIPHVTQSNGGVIPFRTAESMPVRLVLSGPSTGVVGAAQICSAAGFPDIITFDMGGTSSDISLVQEGKPKVTAGMELDGRPVRSPMLDIHTVGAGGGSLAWIDSGNHLRVGPQSAGAFPGPACYGNGDGAAVTDANVVLRMLNPEYLLNGQMKIDREASVAAVRRLAEPLGLSVEETALGILRVVTANMARAIRVVSVQRGYDPRDYALVPFGGAGPLHASRLARELGMRRIVVPEIPGAQSALGLLMTDVKTDFMRTHIAPVAEAGSVAIDAIFAELTENADEWFVEEEVSEEGRAAVRRMDLRYRGQNFELAVEIPEGYSFTASGVTPIVELFHEAHERVYGYRSEDAQIEAVTFRLEASGSAPRFDVREDEVTENTADAARVDLRSSCFDPAVGFVDTPVYDRALLTPGDVIEGPAIVEQMDTTTVLLPGDHCRVDSYRNLIIEIGAQS
- a CDS encoding hydantoinase B/oxoprolinase family protein, encoding MSAVQKRSGLDPVLIEVVGSAFSTIVEEMSETLVKAAYSPNIKERRDCTASFFDAAGQAIAQDEGGSPLHLGSLMGIVEALRARYPLEQIQPGDIFIGNDPYTGGGSHLPDIVLAAPIFVDGELSAWAATLAHHADFGDRGHAHIFQEAIRIPPVHLVKEGVRQEELLQLILLNCQIPEERIADLRAQEAALRVAVTRYEELCARYGVETVRAIGDELLDYTERRTRAAIAEFPDGEYTFEDKFDAPELDDELTLKVRIVVSGEEMLFDFAGNPPQVRASVNVVWTGLYAAVYYTIKTLIDPDIAPNAGLYRPVTIEAPEGSIINCSAPAAVNGRSETCQRIVDLIQGALAPAVPERVTGASNGANTGVHFSGHDAVRGRDFVYLETIGGGSGARFNKDGLDGVQVHMTNTSNLPVESLESEYPLMVEAYELIEDSGGTGEHRGGMGIRRKIRVEAPDVHFWLDTSRQKSQPWGVFGGGDGDSAHCELSEDTRPIDHGYTVMQPGQWASIETAGAGGYGDPSKRSEERIARDLRDGRISDETAQSYNNS